A section of the Saccharomyces paradoxus strain CBS432 chromosome XII sequence genome encodes:
- the RPN13 gene encoding proteasome regulatory particle lid subunit RPN13 (Subunit of the 19S regulatory particle of the 26S proteasome lid~similar to YLR421C), with translation MSSTVIKFRAGFCEYNEDSRLCTPIPVQGEIEIKPNEEEELGFWDFEWRPTEKPVGRELDPISLILIPGETMWVPIKSTKSGRIFALVFSSNEMYFFWLQEKSSGNLPLNELSAKDKEIYDKMIEVLNNGGESDNEEESHDEKQKAQDVDVNMQD, from the coding sequence ATGAGTTCAACTGTAATTAAGTTTAGGGCTGGTTTTTGTGAATATAACGAAGACTCCCGTCTATGTACGCCAATTCCAGTTCAGGGTGAGATCGAGATCAAAccaaatgaagaagaagaattaggATTTTGGGATTTTGAGTGGCGTCCTACGGAAAAGCCAGTTGGAAGAGAGCTTGATCCTATCTCTTTAATTTTGATTCCAGGAGAAACGATGTGGGTTCCGATAAAATCCACTAAGAGTGGCAGAATATTTGCTTTAGTTTTTTCATCTAACGAAATGTACTTCTTTTGGTTACAAGAGAAGAGTTCAGGTAACTTGCCTCTAAATGAATTGAGTGCgaaagataaagaaatttatgACAAGATGATTGAAGTGCTGAATAACGGTGGTGAAAGTGATAATGAGGAAGAAAGTCATGAcgaaaaacaaaaagccCAAGATGTGGATGTTAATATGCAAGATTAA
- the URA4 gene encoding dihydroorotase (Dihydroorotase~similar to YLR420W), whose product MVQEINLGLTCDMHVHVREGAMCELVTPKIRDGGVSVAYIMPNLQPPITTLDRVIEYKKTLQKLAPKTTFLMSFYLSKDLTPDLIHEAAQQHAIRGVKCYPAGVTTNSAAGVDPNDFSAFYPIFKAMEEENLILNLHGEKPSVHEGDEEPIHVLNAEEAFLPALRKLHDDFPNLKIILEHCTSESAIKTIEDINKNVKKAADVRVAATLTAHHLFLTIDDWAGNPVNFCKPVAKLPNDKKALIKAAVSGKPYFFFGSDSAPHPVQNKAKYKGVCAGVYSQSFAIPYIAQVFEEQNALENLKGFVSDFGISFYEVIDNEVASLDKAILFKSEQVVPQSISDGKEISIIPFKAGDKLSWSVRWEPR is encoded by the coding sequence atggtacaagaaataaatttaGGTTTGACATGTGATATGCATGTTCATGTAAGAGAAGGTGCGATGTGTGAACTAGTCACCCCCAAGATTAGAGATGGCGGAGTTTCAGTAGCTTACATCATGCCAAATTTACAGCCTCCAATTACCACACTGGATAGAGTGAttgaatacaaaaaaacacTACAAAAATTAGCTCCTAAGACTACCTTTCTAATGAGTTTTTATCTTTCTAAAGACTTGACTCCAGATTTAATCCATGAAGCCGCCCAGCAACATGCAATTCGTGGAGTAAAATGCTATCCAGCAGGAGTAACAACAAATTCGGCTGCTGGGGTGGATCCAAATGATTTCAGTGCTTTTTACCCAATTTTCAAGGCTatggaagaagagaacCTGATATTAAACTTGCATGGAGAAAAACCTTCTGTTCATGAGGGAGACGAAGAGCCTATTCATGTATTGAATGCAGAGGAAGCCTTTTTACCGGCCTTGAGAAAATTGCATGATGACTTCCCAAACTTGAAAATAATTTTAGAGCATTGCACTAGCGAGTCGGCAATAAAGACAATTGAGGATATAAATAAGAACGTAAAGAAAGCTGCTGACGTAAGAGTTGCCGCTACATTGACGGCTCATCACCTCTTTTTAACAATTGATGATTGGGCTGGAAATCCGGTAAATTTTTGCAAACCTGTTGCAAAACTtccaaatgataaaaaagCCTTAATCAAAGCTGCAGTATCAGGGAagccatattttttctttggatCTGATTCAGCTCCTCATCCCGTACAAAATAAAGCCAAGTACAAGGGTGTTTGCGCCGGAGTCTACTCACAATCCTTTGCGATCCCTTATATCGCCCAAGTTTTTGAAGAGCAAAATGCTTTAGAGAACTTAAAAGGCTTTGTTTCTGACTttggaatttctttttacgAGGTTATAGATAACGAAGTTGCTTCTTTAGATAAGGCGATATTATTCAAGAGTGAACAAGTTGTCCCTCAGTCTATAAGCGATGGCAAAGAAATAAGTATCATCCCATTTAAAGCTGGCGATAAACTAAGCTGGTCAGTGAGATGGGAACCTCGTTGA
- a CDS encoding RNA helicase (helicase with limited sequence similarity to Rb protein~similar to YLR419W) yields the protein MAKKTKSNSKNSTPVNDVPVAAGKKKAKGKKGQEQEPEDDKRAKQQSNRAKVTSTASWTGKLPHTILHETCQKRKWNKVEYDMKKIGDKGFIAIAVLSFTDPKTKETLTTRMSDPTYDKASGKGIVIPQETPVEARHIASTIALYRVAYNTNLHMMLPPNHRKTWYALDDFRKDNLKTNEKRINKLFDLDPFKTMVEDRKLKLQREKDQAAQNNQAQKEQVAQTILSSHSGLSSSRKNPKERKSTSHKHSHNPSLVRFPKKVWENSIFVDLDESSRQLIETSLKEKIDWQNKKITHNNNTITEDREDLKAKLLTLQFRPKHVEEAMLYKDPLSFLLFNLPEDDLPPFFHKKKGDTKNKVEISNLPLSTRMIIERLTEIGVSSDEALLALQQNDMNENEAAGFLTRENLPTLNNNTNETVSETESIECWNQELESLESIYEGCVMDTKENSHYTLNLIEKLKIKLKVYRTKNYPASLPGIVVSTFDKNYKLPDYIKKQILTKLLHYLQEGNLIGDMLVYHIYEWLKDNIFEIIDNPGPLVPELDSKSTINKRNIPNGKKNTNNSSSRKFVKNTISEDMLCVLKEEYIKRIKSPEYKNMQLIREQLPAWKKQKVIIDIINKNEVVLITGETGSGKSTQVVQFVLDFLQREESDFGKTRIVCTQPRRISAIGLAERVSDERCVACGDEVGYVIRGVNKTKAFTRIKFMTTGVLVRLLQNARTMLEDTIVVIDEVHERSIDTDLIVTLMKNLLHKVRGMKIVLMSATVNVDLFKKFFPGLATCHIEGRTFPITDYFLEDILDDLDFKIKREKALYYGDDDNADERSNDDQYLKPRADSKFFSSGQINYDLLCQVVEHVDKRLKDADNNGSIIVFLPGVGEINKCCNLLANKTNGVDFIVLPLHSALTPEDQKRVFKKYHRKRKVVVSTNIAETSITIDDCVATIDTGRAKSMFYNPKDNTTKLIESFISKAEVKQRRGRAGRVREGLSYKLFSKNLYENDMIPMPIPEIKRIPLESLYLSVKAMGVKDVKAFLSTALDAPPLPALQKAERILTTVGLVDEFDKSLTQLGQFISLMPVMDSKHGKLLIYGILFGCTDICVLLVSILGIGALPFIGGFENREKIKRVLCKYESRGDLFAVLEVVKGYLKIKDPTTKRKYLRDHLLSYNKINEIKSSRAQYYSILKDVGFLPMGYKAGNISDLNRNERNFDILRAILTGAFYPHVARVQLPDVKYLSTSSGAVEKDPEAKMIKYWIRSEEYQDKLEEYKTNNSQETQKVDLEDLPLPATRAFIHPSSVLFSTNSVNLEDAKLLSEIEGPISRQSKIPTVVRYPFVLFTTSQVTNKLYLRDLTPTTTLSLLLFGGAISYDIGGTIHSPGIIVDNWLPIRTWCKNGVLIKELRTQLDEAIRKKLESPDYAKKSQIDNSDADKTLKIVEKIVASEQ from the coding sequence ATGGCCaaaaaaacgaaaagtAACTCGAAAAATTCGACTCCAGTGAATGACGTACCAGTAGCTGCTGGTAAAAAGAAggcaaaaggaaaaaagggacaagaacaagagcCAGAAGATGACAAAAGGGCCAAGCAACAAAGTAATAGAGCAAAGGTAACATCCACAGCGAGCTGGACAGGTAAGTTACCTCACACAATCTTACACGAAACTTGTCAGAAACGGAAATGGAATAAGGTAGAATAtgatatgaaaaaaataggtGATAAGGGTTTCATTGCCATTGCAGTTTTGTCGTTTACTGACccaaagacaaaagaaaCATTAACCACAAGAATGAGCGATCCGACGTATGATAAAGCTTCAGGAAAAGGCATTGTTATTCCTCAAGAAACTCCAGTTGAAGCTAGACACATAGCTTCCACTATTGCGCTATATCGCGTTGCATATAACACTAACCTGCACATGATGCTTCCGCCAAATCATAGAAAAACATGGTACGCCCTCGATGACTTTCGCAAGGACAACCTAAAAACGAACGAAAAGCGTATAAACAAATTATTTGATCTTGATCCCTTCAAGACAATGGTGGAAGATAGGAAGCTCAAACTCCAACGTGAAAAGGACCAAGCTGCACAGAATAACCAAGCACAGAAAGAACAAGTTGCACAAACTATCCTATCCAGCCATAGCGGACTTTCTTCCTCCCGAAAGAATCcgaaagagagaaaatCAACATCCCATAAACACTCACACAATCCTTCATTAGTACGGtttccaaaaaaagtttGGGAAAATTCTATATTCGTCGACCTTGATGAATCTTCTAGACAACTGATAGAAACctcattgaaagaaaaaattgattggcaaaataaaaaaattacccATAACAATAACACGATCACTGAGGATCGGGAAGATCTTAAGGCAAAATTGTTAACTTTACAATTCAGGCCAAAGCACGTAGAGGAGGCCATGCTTTATAAAGATCCATTGTCTTTCTTATTGTTTAACTTACCAGAAGATGATTTGCCaccattttttcataaGAAGAAAGGTGATACAAAAAACAAGGTTGAAATATCGAATCTACCCTTATCGACTAGAATGATCATTGAGCGTTTAACAGAAATTGGCGTCTCCTCAGATGAGGCTTTATTGGCTTTACAACAAAATGATatgaatgaaaatgaagcaGCTGGGTTCTTGACGAGGGAAAATTTACCAACTTTAAATAACAATACAAATGAAACTGTATCGGAAACAGAATCTATAGAATGTTGGAATCAAGAGCTAGAGAGCCTAGAAAGCATTTATGAGGGCTGCGTGATGGACACCAAGGAAAATTCTCACTACACGCTCAACTTAATCGAAAAACTCaagataaaattgaaagtaTATAGAACCAAAAATTATCCTGCATCTTTGCCTGGAATTGTAGTTTCAacttttgataaaaattaCAAACTACCTGATTATATTAAAAAGCAAATACTAACCAAGTTATTGCACTATCTCCAAGAAGGCAATCTAATAGGTGATATGTTAGTATATCATATTTATGAATGGTTAAAAGACAATATATTCGAGATAATTGATAACCCTGGCCCATTAGTTCCAGAATTAGACTCGAAGAGTACAATAAACAAGAGAAACATTCCAAACggtaagaaaaatacaaacAATTCTagttcaagaaaatttgtaaAGAATACCATCTCTGAAGACATGCTTTGTGTTTTAAAggaagaatatataaaaaggATTAAAAGCCctgaatacaaaaatatgcAGTTAATCAGAGAACAACTGCCTGCTTGGAAGAAGCAAAAAGTTATTATAGatattatcaataaaaatgagGTTGTATTGATTACTGGTGAAACAGGTTCGGGTAAATCCACTCAAGTCGTTCAGTTTGTTTTAGATTTCCTACAGAGGGAAGAAAGCGATTTTGGTAAAACTAGAATCGTATGTACACAACCTAGAAGAATCTCCGCTATTGGGCTTGCTGAACGTGTTTCCGATGAACGCTGTGTAGCTTGTGGTGATGAGGTGGGTTACGTAATAAGGGGTGTTAATAAAACCAAAGCTTTCACACGGATCAAGTTCATGACCACGGGTGTTCTTGTTAGGTTGTTACAAAATGCCAGGACGATGTTGGAAGATACAATCGTTGTTATTGATGAAGTCCATGAACGTTCCATTGATACGGATTTGATTGTGacattaatgaagaatctCCTACACAAAGTTCGTGGAATGAAAATTGTTCTAATGAGTGCTACAGTCAACGTTGAtctgttcaaaaaattctttccaGGATTAGCAACATGTCACATCGAAGGACGTACTTTTCCTATCACAGATTATTTCTTGGAAGATATTCTGGATGACCTGGacttcaaaatcaagaGAGAAAAGGCGTTATATtatggtgatgatgataacgCTGATGAAAGAAGTAATGACGACCAGTATTTGAAGCCAAGGGCAGATTctaagtttttttcttctgggCAAATTAATTATGATTTGCTTTGCCAAGTTGTAGAGCACGTAGATAAACGCCTGAAAGATGCTGACAACAACGGATCCATTATCGTTTTCTTACCTGGTGTGGGCGAAATTAATAAGTGCTGCAATTTGCTGGCTAATAAAACAAATGGAGTTGATTTTATAGTATTGCCCTTGCATTCAGCTCTAACTCCTGAGGACCAAAAAAGggtatttaaaaaatatcacagaaagagaaaagttGTTGTATCTACAAATATTGCTGAAACTTCTATTACTATAGATGACTGTGTCGCAACTATTGACACTGGCCGTGCCAAATCGATGTTCTATAATCCAAAGGATAATACTACAAAACTGATTGAGTCATTTATTTCAAAAGCTGAAGTTAAACAACGTAGAGGCCGTGCTGGTAGAGTGCGTGAAGGTTTATCTTACAAGTtattttctaaaaatttGTACGAAAACGACATGATACCAATGCCAATCCcagaaattaaaagaatcCCATTAGAATCGCTTTATTTATCTGTTAAAGCCATGGGCGTAAAAGACGTTAAGGCGTTTTTGAGTACAGCTTTGGATGCCCCTCCTTTGCCAGCTTTACAGAAGGCAGAAAGGATCCTAACAACGGTAGGACTTGTAGATGAGTTCGACAAGTCGCTCACACAACTAGGTCAATTTATCAGTTTGATGCCTGTTATGGATAGTAAGCATGGTAAATTGCTAATTTACGGTATTTTGTTTGGTTGTACGGATATTTGTGTTTTACTTGTCTCGATACTCGGTATTGGAGCTTTGCCCTTTATCGgaggttttgaaaatagagaaaaaataaagaggGTGCTATGCAAATATGAAAGTCGTGGGGATTTATTCGCAGTATTGGAAGTTGTCAAAGGTTACttgaaaatcaaagatCCAAccaccaaaagaaaatacttGAGGGACCATTTACTTTCCTATAACAAAATTaatgaaatcaaatcaTCAAGAGCCCAATACTATTCTATTTTGAAAGATGTAGGCTTTCTACCGATGGGTTATAAAGCTGGAAACATCTCTGATTTGAATAGAAACGAGCGAAATTTTGATATCCTAAGGGCCATTCTCACAGGAGCATTCTATCCACACGTAGCCAGGGTTCAGCTGCCAGATGTAAAATATTTATCAACAAGTTCTGGGGCAGTAGAAAAGGATCCTGAAGCCAAAATGATCAAATACTGGATTAGAAGCGAAGAGTATCAAGACaaattggaagaatatAAGACAAATAATTCGCAAGAAACGCAAAAAGTTGATTTGGAAGATTTGCCGTTACCTGCTACCAGGGCATTCATTCATCCAAGTTCCGTTTTGTTTTCAACCAATTCAGTAAACTTGGAAGACGCTAAATTACTCTCTGAAATAGAAGGTCCAATTTCTCGTCAGTCCAAAATACCAACCGTTGTAAGATATCCATTTGTGTTGTTTACCACATCTCAAGTTACTAACAAGTTGTATTTGAGAGACTTAACCCCAACTACCACATTgtcattactattattcGGCGGGGCGATCTCTTATGATATTGGAGGTACTATTCATTCACCGGGCATTATTGTTGACAATTGGCTCCCAATTAGGACCTGGTGTAAGAATGGTGTTTTGATCAAGGAATTGAGAACACAACTTGATGAGGCCATAAGAAAGAAGTTAGAAAGTCCCGATTATGCTAAAAAATCTCAAATTGATAATTCTGACGCTGATAAAACTCtaaaaattgttgaaaaaattgtagCTTCCGAGCAATAG